DNA from Palaemon carinicauda isolate YSFRI2023 chromosome 26, ASM3689809v2, whole genome shotgun sequence:
ctgtccaagacgtgataatgcgtcggcgatggtgttgtttgatcctcgaatgctgtggatctcaatgttgtaagacgacaagatgtatgaccatcgaagaagtttcttgttgttaagctttgccctttcgaggaaggtaaggggtttgtggtctgtaaatgacgacacgtgcagctccttccagatatggacgaaaatgaaggacagttgcaacaagactatataattctttctcgatggtaggccatcctagttgagcgcctttgaacgctcccgagtaataagatactggcagcagatgttccaacaaaggaggaaaagtactggtcccattgatttcttgcagtaggacaccaccaaatccagtattgcaagcatcgacctgtataaaaaaaggtttagtaagattaggcgcttgcaacaaaggagatgaagtcatgaataactttagctgccggaaggccttatcgtgatcctgtgtccagtgaaaccttactttgctggatgtcaatacatgtagaggagaagttatgatggaaaaattaggacaaaattttgaataatatgacaccatacctaagaaggttttgagttcttttttatcactaggagtgggaaatgaagttatagcctttacattagtatccttgggtaatatggagccactgccaatgacatgtcctaggtatgtaacttttgccttaccaaataaactcttggctaaattaataactaggttagcttccaggagtcttttgaagagttctcttaagatcttgagatgttcgtcccaggagatactagcaattacgatgtcatccaaatagacatacacaccctccaaaccacgtgtaacttcatggaccatcctttggaatgtagctggagcattagtcatcccaaatggcaaaactctgtattcaaagagaccaaaaggtgttataaaggctgatatctctcttgtcctatctgttaatttaatttgataataaccctttaagagatcaatctgggtaaggtatttagaattactcacagagtcaataatatccgcaattctaggtaatggataagcatccttgaccgttacagaattaacccttctataatccgtacacatacgataggaattgttaggctttttaactaaaatacaaggcgatgcccagggagacttacttggtgcagccaaatctagttttagtaaatactcaacctcagccttcaaggctggtaataaacgatgggacacccgataaaaaggttgacgaacgggattggcgtttggttctagcacaatatcatgttgcaccaaggtacagcaaccaggagtgtctgaacatattgcaggataagacttcagaacagcctctaattcttccctttccaccttaggaagatgaccaagatactgtgaaagcaaagaaagaatctgtgaattactagcatctttccatgacaaaatatgattatgagccaaagtttcttcttcgtctggctcaagaggagctaaaagtttatcattatcaactgcctcgggtactatgTTTTTaggggtaggagaagtctcgatgggagtagttatcctcgagttgtgagtggagtgatcagtctctctacttatcaggtgaactgcctgtggagaaatctttgcagattggtatggttttataagattaatgtgcactaactggctaggcttccttttatctggagtttcaattgcataagttgttttagagacccttttagtgattttatacgaacccataaatttttctctcaatggagctcctggaactggtcgatatacaagtacatcatctcctactttaaaagttctaattttggcctttttatcgtaatggtttttcattcgaatctgactgttagttaaattcagattggcaaattcataaacatggtcaaatttaaccttaagactttgaaggtattgcggaatacttacttgctggtctttgtaagtacctcttaggatgttttcttttaccatactaaggtttgtcctaggtctgcggccaaacatcatctcgaagggagaaattccagtcgattcattaggtgtactcctaagtacatacataagcagatccaggtcttcatcccagtctcgtccagtttcacaaatgtacttgcgcaggaggtttttaatggtctggtgtactcgttcgagggctccattagtctgagggtgataagctgaagcaaaaatatgagagatgtttaactgctttaaagtttgcttaaacaaatcactagtgaagtttgtcccctgatcacactgaagctcttttggaaaaccaaaaatggtgaatattttaagaagattaacaattattgttctagcagatatgttttttataggtacggctaaaggaaatctagtagttggacacaacaaggttaaaatgtactcattttgtttcttagttttgggaagtggaccaacacaatctacaattaccttttcaaaaggagaattaggtactgtaataggaactaatggtgctggaggtattttctgatttggtttaccagttacctggcagggatggcaagattctatgtggtgctttacatcagctttcataccaggccagtagtaatcgtccagcaaacgcttataggttttggaaatgcctagatgagactctgctgaatgagcaagatccaataaggctgcacgaagattagaaggaactacaagctggtaactatcatgccaggaattttgtcctgcaatcttcaaaggtctataacgtctcataaggatgttattatcaagataaaaatatggtaacttactttcatcaacgtcatcttttactttatcaaagtattctttcaaactatcatcagacctttgatactctacaaattcatctgagggaatatcaacaagatcagcaaggactttttcacctaaggtactttgatccaccttacctgtgtgttcagtgtcgctagaagttgaggttgtagacctggtgactacttggcagggaagctctaccaccggaaaaagctctttgcaagctttttcgatcactacttcaggctgcgtaatgataagactaggagtaccgttagattgagccaagtcattaccaagtatcatgtctatgttcttgcaaggcaggtcagaatccaacaaggcgacattagttgaacctttaaaataaggacaatcaagagaaatctgtacaataggtaaaaccttttgacaagtcaaatctgacacagttacatactgatctgttggtttagctaaatcttttaactttgagctaatgatagtttgagatgaccctgtatctctcaaaattttcacgggaatatcatttactttaccaggatatgtaaatgctgtaaagtctgatagaggttgagcacagtgaagagtcgttttatttgcagtattccctgatttgggtccttgtgaaaaagcattaggagaagccttaccatgagatgctttgcatttgggactaggacagtctttaatatgatgaccttctttcttacaaaaagtacaaacctgtGGGGAAGATGAAcgtgaggacgaatgtggtttaagtttatgaatgagatggtaatcatcagctaatagggcagcccttttgccatctttttcttgtttttctctaataaacattgccacattagctggaatacgcctcaggaattcttctaaaactattaaattctttaattgttctaaagtagttatttgttccttatctatccatttattaaactgcttcaacttcaatgtgaaaaactctagataggtttgagcttggttcttcaaagtttgtctgaagacttgtctatacccttctgctgtaacactataagcatctaatatggcagttttaaagatttcataatccctttcttggacaagttgtgctgccacatatgcagcttttcctttgaaggagtttctgattaagagaacatattggtctctaggccagttgagagacgttgcagtgttttcaaaagtaatgaaaaaaacatcaggatctttttcatcgaagacaggcaggagtttgcgtgctttactaaggtcaaaagcatcgggtagctgtttttctgccaacctttcttctattcttatggctgatagttccttttccaacagaactttttctttacgttctatttcaagtcttctttgctcagtttctaatgcggcatttgcagcttcaagccttttttgttcagcttctagtgttaactgctgcagttcaagttggagtttcaatttcactatctctgggtcttcagttacagtaacagtacgagcagcacctcgttcaagtgttaaaggccttaagggaagagcctcttcttcagttatgttaccactatttatcaggaaatctaatatctttcccaatagttcagctttcaccacagcatgacctacagatattctagcccttacagctatttggcgaagctggtcctttttagcttcctgtagtgtatttaggtgctccctgggtgcacctaaaaatttctcaagatcaaaaggcatctctcaatactgataaaatggaaaatatcactggaaattatattactactatacacaagctttaagacttaaaacgtcagggcattcatggatttatggtgcgaaggcactcacaaaccagaggaatttccttaatccttaagtcctacaatgtacagaaattcacttaaatgaacaaggctttaataatccatgccaatcagaaaacttggttcaccaataatgcaaaaccactaataatcttgaataaaatatttttaatgaagtaaataattggaagtaccaacagttacctgaacaaggaataaacctttaaatatccatcgaggtggaacgaagttcttgaccacgtggtcgtaacaatatccagccgaaatccttgaaagagcgaaggtcgtaccctgagtaagaggagcagaagttcctaaggaaggaatcttcaattccttatgatgaggttttgaatgcctcgaagcacctcgagaagttggggcgactatgaagatatcgctaagcgatggtagtcaacagagtcgagggttaaaagaatgacgaattctaggatgccattaccctgcctgcacgtcctccaaaatctcgatgtatgcttaagatgacgtgtagcaacacgacattctctaggtgaaagtgtgagcgcgctggagaacactatccggtggtggtcagttataaactagcaaaatatcactaatacactacactcatgttgtccatcattttagagaaacaacaaaatgaatttcacaatccgtcaagatcgagcgtaagcgtaacacatacgtaactacatctcctaatatatctactgtacctacatgaagtgttgccctcattactgagaatttatgaatgaatagtcaagtggaaagctgaagttgtgacaatatatatataactatatatatatatatatatatatatatatatatatatatatatatatatatatacatatatatatatatatatatatatatatatatatatatatatatatatatatatctatatatataactatatatatataactatatatatatatatatatatatatatataaatatatttatatatatatatataaaaatatatatatatatatatatatatatatatatatatatatatatatatatatatatatatatatatatatgtatatatatatatataactatatacatacatatatatatatatatatatatatatatatatatatatatatatatatatatatatataataactaaatatatatatatatatatatatatatatatatatatatatatatatatatatatatatatatatatataggtatatatatatgtatatataaatatatatatatatatatatatatatatatatatatataaatatatatataaatatatatatatatatatatatatatatatatatatatatatatatatatatatatatatatatatatatataactatatatatatatatatatatatatatatatatatatatatatatatatatatataactatatatatatatatatatatatatatatatatatacatatatatatatatatatatatatatatatatatatatatatatatatatatatatatatatatatatatatatctctctctctctctctctctctctctctctctctctctctctctctctctctctctatatatatatatatatatatatatatatatatatatatatatattactaaatatatatatatatatatatatatatatatatatatatatgtatatatataactatatatatatatacatatatatatatatatatatatatatatatatatatatatatatatatatatatatatttatatatatatatataaatatatatatatatattatatatatattatNNNNNNNNNNNNNNNNNNNNNNNNNNNNNNNNNNNNNNNNNNNNNNNNNNNNNNNNNNNNNNNNNNNNNNNNNNNNNNNNNNNNNNNNNNNNNNNNNNNNNNNNNNNNNNNNNNNNNNNNNNNNNNNNNNNNNNNNNNNNNNNNNNNNNNNNNNNNNNNNNNNNNNNNNNNNNNNNNNNNNNNNNNNNNNNNNNNNNNNNNNNNNNNNNNNNNNNNNNNNNNNNNNNNNNNNNNNNNNNNNNNNNNNNNNNNNNNNNNNNNNNNNNNNNNNNNNNNNNNNNNNNNNNNNNNNNNNNNNNNNNNNNNNNNNNNNNNNNNNNNNNNNNNNNNNNNNNNNNNNNNNNNNNNNNNNNNNNNNNNNNNNNNNNNNNNNNNNNNNNNNNNNNNNNNNNNNNNNNNNNNNNNNNNNNNNNNNNNNNNNNNNNNNNNNNNNNNNNNNNNNNNNNNNNNNNNNNNNNNNNNNNNNNNNNNNNNNNNNNNNNNNNNNNNNNNNNNNNNNNATGTACagcatgttttttatatatatatatatatataatatatatatatatatatatatatactatatatttatatatatatatatatatatatatatatatatatattatatatatatatatatatatatatatatatatatatatatatatatatttatatatacagcatgtttatatatatatatatatatatatatatatatatatatatatatatatatatatatatttatatatacagcatgtttatatatatatatatatatatatatatatatatatattatatatatatatatatatatatatatatatttatatatacagcatgtttatatatatatatatatatatatatatatatatatatatatatatatatatatatatatatatatatttatatatacagcatgttatatatatatatatatatatatatatatatatatatatatatatatatatatatatatatatatatacatatatataaatatatatatatatatatatatatatatatatatatatatatatatatatacatatatatgaatatatatatatatatatatatatatatatatatatatatatatatatatatatatatatatatatatatatatatatatatatatatatatatatatatatatatataatatatatatatatgtatatatataaatatatatatataaatatatatatatatatatatatatatatatatatatatatatatatatacatatatatatatatatatatatatatatatatatatataaatatatatatatatatatatatatgtatatatatatatatatatatatatatatatatatatatatatatatatatatatatatatatataaaaatatatatataaatatatatatatatatatatatatatatatatatatatatatatatatatatatatatatatatatatatatatatatatatatatatatatatatatatatatatacatatatatatatataaatatatatgtgcgtatatatatatatatatatatatatatatatatatatatatatatatatatatatatatatatatatttacatatatatatatatatatatatatatatatatatatatatatatatatatatatatatatatatatatatgcgtaaaaattacaggaaaacgtgatgctcagaggcagaagaaccacagagaaaatgaaaaaacgaaatatacgcttaagtcctgaatagtttcggtagccttatctataaaaatacataagcaaaacatacacacacacacacacacacacacacatatatatatatatatatatatatatatatatatatatatatatatatatatatatatatatatatatatatatatatatatacatatatacatatatacatatattcacacacatacatatacacatacatatatatacacatacatacatatgtacatatacatttatatacatacaacattaatatcataaacatataatcatgtatatatcaatacttatatctagcataacactatatagtgtcaATATACTTATgcttactatataaaataattgtttcctttaatgaatggtagcttaggtctgaatattaatttcacaacgacattaattattcacaatacattcaattctacattaagcaATCTATGTATgcaattttttgaaagcagaatcttaaataacatcatacctaataatgaaaaatggtttcgatatattaacgaaataatatgtgtgtggccagggaatggaaatttaaataacttttttcttaaaatgaatagtttggtaccatcaataaatgtcactatggagctggagaataattgtacgcTACTTTTTTTTTcggactgtcgcatacatatatatatatatatatatatatatgtatataaatatatatatatatatatatata
Protein-coding regions in this window:
- the LOC137619475 gene encoding uncharacterized protein isoform X1; translation: MPFDLEKFLGAPREHLNTLQEAKKDQLRQIAVRARISVGHAVVKAELLGKILDFLINSGNITEEEALPLRPLTLERGAARTVTVTEDPEIVKLKLQLELQQLTLEAEQKRLEAANAALETEQRRLEIERKEKVLLEKELSAIRIEERLAEKQLPDAFDLSKARKLLPVFDEKDPDVFFITFENTATSLNWPRDQYVLLIRNSFKGKAAYVAAQLVQERDYEIFKTAILDAYSVTAEGYRQVFRQTLKNQAQTYLEFFTLKLKQFNKWIDKEQITTLEQLKNLIVLEEFLRRIPANVAMFIREKQEKDGKRAALLADDYHLIHKLKPHSSSRSSSPQVCTFCKKEGHHIKDCPSPKCKASHGKASPNAFSQGPKSGNTANKTTLHCAQPLSDFTAFTYPGKVNDIPVKILRDTGSSQTIISSKLKDLAKPTDQYVTVSDLTCQKVLPIVQISLDCPYFKGSTNVALLDSDLPCKNIDMILGNDLAQSNGTPSLIITQPEVVIEKACKELFPVVELPCQVVTRSTTSTSSDTEHTGKVDQSTLGEKVLADLVDIPSDEFVEYQRSDDSLKEYFDKVKDDVDESKLPYFYLDNNILMRRYRPLKIAGQNSWHDSYQLVVPSNLRAALLDLAHSAESHLGISKTYKRLLDDYYWPGMKADVKHHIESCHPCQVTGKPNQKIPPAPLVPITVPNSPFEKVIVDCVGPLPKTKKQNEYILTLLCPTTRFPLAVPIKNISARTIIVNLLKIFTIFGFPKELQCDQGTNFTSDLFKQTLKQLNISHIFASAYHPQTNGALERVHQTIKNLLRKYICETGRDWDEDLDLLMYVLRSTPNESTGISPFEMMFGRRPRTNLSMVKENILRGTYKDQQYLGHLPKVEREELEAVLKSYPAICSDTPGCCTLVQHDIVLEPNANPVRQPFYRVSHRLLPALKAEVEYLLKLDLAAPSKSPWASPCILVKKPNNSYRMCTDYRRVNSVTVKDAYPLPRIADIIDSVSNSKYLTQIDLLKGYYQIKLTDRTREISAFITPFGLFEYRVLPFGMTNAPATFQRMVHEVTRGLEGVYVYLDDIVIASISWDEHLKILRELFKRLLEANLVINLAKSLFGKAKVTYLGHVIGSGSILPKDTNVKAITSFPTPSDKKELKTFLGMVSYYSKFCPNFSIITSPLHVLTSSKVRFHWTQDHDKAFRQLKLFMTSSPLLQAPNLTKPFFIQVDACNTGFGGVLLQEINGTSTFPPLLEHLLPVSYYSGAFKGAQLGWPTIEKELYSLVATVLHFRPYLEGAARVVIYRPQTPYLPRKGKA
- the LOC137619475 gene encoding uncharacterized protein isoform X2 — translated: MPFDLEKFLGAPREHLNTLQEAKKDQLRQIAVRARISVGHAVVKAELLGKILDFLINSGNITEEEALPLRPLTLERGAARTVTVTEDPEIVKLKLQLELQQLTLEAEQKRLEAANAALETEQRRLEIERKEKVLLEKELSAIRIEERLAEKQLPDAFDLSKARKLLPVFDEKDPDVFFITFENTATSLNWPRDQYVLLIRNSFKGKAAYVAAQLVQERDYEIFKTAILDAYSVTAEGYRQVFRQTLKNQAQTYLEFFTLKLKQFNKWIDKEQITTLEQLKNLIVLEEFLRRIPANVAMFIREKQEKDGKRAALLADDYHLIHKLKPHSSSRSSSPQVCTFCKKEGHHIKDCPSPKCKASHGKASPNAFSQGPKSGNTANKTTLHCAQPLSDFTAFTYPGKVNDIPVKILRDTGSSQTIISSKLKDLAKPTDQYVTVSDLTCQKVLPIVQISLDCPYFKGSTNVALLDSDLPCKNIDMILGNDLAQSNGTPSLIITQPEVVIEKACKELFPVVELPCQVVTRSTTSTSSDTEHTAYHPQTNGALERVHQTIKNLLRKYICETGRDWDEDLDLLMYVLRSTPNESTGISPFEMMFGRRPRTNLSMVKENILRGTYKDQQYLGHLPKVEREELEAVLKSYPAICSDTPGCCTLVQHDIVLEPNANPVRQPFYRVSHRLLPALKAEVEYLLKLDLAAPSKSPWASPCILVKKPNNSYRMCTDYRRVNSVTVKDAYPLPRIADIIDSVSNSKYLTQIDLLKGYYQIKLTDRTREISAFITPFGLFEYRVLPFGMTNAPATFQRMVHEVTRGLEGVYVYLDDIVIASISWDEHLKILRELFKRLLEANLVINLAKSLFGKAKVTYLGHVIGSGSILPKDTNVKAITSFPTPSDKKELKTFLGMVSYYSKFCPNFSIITSPLHVLTSSKVRFHWTQDHDKAFRQLKLFMTSSPLLQAPNLTKPFFIQVDACNTGFGGVLLQEINGTSTFPPLLEHLLPVSYYSGAFKGAQLGWPTIEKELYSLVATVLHFRPYLEGAARVVIYRPQTPYLPRKGKA
- the LOC137619475 gene encoding uncharacterized protein isoform X3 produces the protein MPFDLEKFLGAPREHLNTLQEAKKDQLRQIAVRARISVGHAVVKAELLGKILDFLINSGNITEEEALPLRPLTLERGAARTVTVTEDPEIVKLKLQLELQQLTLEAEQKRLEAANAALETEQRRLEIERKEKVLLEKELSAIRIEERLAEKQLPDAFDLSKARKLLPVFDEKDPDVFFITFENTATSLNWPRDQYVLLIRNSFKGKAAYVAAQLVQERDYEIFKTAILDAYSVTAEGYRQVFRQTLKNQAQTYLEFFTLKLKQFNKWIDKEQITTLEQLKNLIVLEEFLRRIPANVAMFIREKQEKDGKRAALLADDYHLIHKLKPHSSSRSSSPQVCTFCKKEGHHIKDCPSPKCKASHGKASPNAFSQGPKSGNTANKTTLHCAQPLSDFTAFTYPGKVNDIPVKILRDTGSSQTIISSKLKDLAKPTDQYVTVSDLTCQKVLPIVQISLDCPYFKGSTNVALLDSDLPCKNIDMILGNDLAQSNGTPSLIITQPEVVIEKACKELFPVVELPCQVVTRSTTSTSSDTEHTGKVDQSTLGEKVLADLVDIPSDEFVEYQRSDDSLKEYFDKVKDDVDESKLPYFYLDNNILMRRYRPLKIAGQNSWHDSYQLVVPSNLRAALLDLAHSAESHLGISKTYKRLLDDYYWPGMKADVKHHIESCHPCQVTGKPNQKIPPAPLVPITVPNSPFEKVIVDCVGPLPKTKKQNEYILTLLCPTTRFPLAVPIKNISARTIIVNLLKIFTIFGFPKELQCDQGTNFTSDLFKQTLKQLNISHIFASAYHPQTNGALERVHQTIKNLLRKYICETGRDWDEDLDLLMYVLRSTPNESTGISPFEMMFGRRPRTNLSMVKENILRVSWSSS